The Hordeum vulgare subsp. vulgare chromosome 7H, MorexV3_pseudomolecules_assembly, whole genome shotgun sequence DNA window ttcgagaagacatgatttctttgttagtatgcttgaaatattattgtctttatgtcaaacgatagactattgcttcgaatcactcgtgttttagtattcatgccatgattagattatatgatcaagattatgctaggtagcattccacatcaaaaattatcttttttatcatttaactactcgacgacgagcaggaattaagcttggggatgctgatacgtctccgtcgtatctataatttttgattgtttcatgccaatattctacaactttcatatacttttggcaactttttatactatttttgggactaacatattgatccattgcccagtgccagttcttgtttgctgcatgttttttgtttcacagaatatccataccaaacgaagtccaaacataataaaaaattacggggatttttttttggaatatttatgatttttgggaagaagaatcaacgcgagttgatgcacggagggcccacaagccttgtagccgccaccaggaggtacggcggaggctggcaggcttgtgaccacccCTTaatgcggttggagcccttctttcgccacaagaaagataatatccggaagaaaatcgtgttaaaatttcagcccaatcggagttacggatctccggaaatttaagaaacggtgaaacgtagaatctgggagcgcagaaacagaaggacacacagagagagatccaatctcggaggggctctcgcccctccaccgccatggagaccatggaccagaggggaaacccttctcccatctagggaggaggtcaaggaataagaagaaggaggggggctctctccccctctctcccggcggcgccggaacgccgcccgggacatcatcgtgtgacggcgatctacaccaacacctccgtcatcttcaccaacatcttcatcatcttcccccatctatattcagcggttcactctcccgcaacccgctgtaccctctacttgaacatggtgctttatgctacatattattatccaatgatgtgttgctatcctatgatgtctgagtagattatcgttgtcctatcggtgattgatgaattgatatGGTTGGttcaatttgcttgtggttatgttgctgtcctttggtgcccatcatatgatcgcgcgcgtggatcacaccatagggttagttgtatgttgataggactatgtattggcaggctagagtgacagaagcttcaaacctagcatagaaattgatgcatatgggattgaaggggggccaatatatattattgctatggttgggttttaccttaatgaacgttagtagttgcggacgcttgctaatagttccaatcataagtgcatagaattccaagtaagggatgacatgctagcataggcctctcccacatgatacttgctatcgatctagtaacgtagtcaattgcttagggacaattccacaactcctaccaccaattttccacactcgttagacactcgtagttgtttctttttctaaccagcccctagttttatttacgtgttctttactttcttgcaagcctatcccatCCCTCtttcaaagtacttctagtttcatacttgttctaggtaaagcgaacgtaaagtgtgcgtagagttgtatcggtggtcgatagaacttgagggaatatttgtcctgcctttagctcctcgttgggttcgacactcctacttatcgagaaaggctacaattgatcccctatatttgtgggttatcagtgttatagaatgcgaacccttgtgccagaggggaggggtggcttatatagagtgcgttgcccctcataagtgtccagccttcaagggtgcaataagtgagcttgaatgcatacgttacatgtaatgtatgccataaatgacaataactacagtagtctaacgtaTGACCGTTAGCCTTGCTGACGTGGCTTCTGGCCTTCtgtgtcgactggcttctggtcttcaccaAGTGGACTCCAGTCGTCGAGTACAAGATGATCTTCTGAGTGATTTTCTACCGAGTGGacaagaggttgtcttaatccagtcggtaggtatcttgtgaactttaagctaataatgaggtgcccttgggtaggacttataagtcaggcctatgaccctaccctagggctataaccccatcagaatCCTCTCTTGACTAAGCATAAGCGAAAACGTGGCTGAGAGTAAGCAACCCCCTTTCCTAGTGGTTGAGTCATGATCAGAAATATTGCAATAGAAAGTGAAATGTCCTATCGTCGTCCCAATTTGGGTAATCGACGTTGTCTCCATTTTATGTATCCATCTTGACTCGTTTTCGGTGTATTGATAGTTTGTTGTATTACACTTTGAACTAACCTAGAGGTCGTGCCTAGACAAAAATCGATATCACTGAAGTAATTACGGAACTCTAGAAATCATGAAGAATTTATTCCATTTTGTTAAGTATCTCTAATATAGTGGAAAACTATAGAACATTCCTTTGAATGGAATTGTTCATTGGGTTTGACTTGTTGTTCGACAAAATAGAAAGCTGTCTCTCGTATGTTATTGTAAGGTGATTCAGTCATAATATTTCTTATGTGCGCTTTCAAGATGCTAAAAAAGTAGATTTGGTAATCGGCTTTTGAGCTCCATTATGTGTACTTCATCAATTTGTGAATTATGGACTTGGCGGTAGTGGTTAATACTAACTGCACCGTCTAAATGCTCCCTGACCAAGTTTGCGTACTCGTCAGGGTTGAGTTGAGGGGGCAGCCCGTGCGCTAATTGGGCTTCGAGGTGGCTATACGCGAAAAAAGCTCGCTTTCTACTGAGGCCTGTTTTGTCCTAAACAGTTCCAGAATGTTATTTGTTGCATAGGAAGATTCCAAAAGCACATTGATGCCGAAAGAATCTTCAGAACCGGTGGAGAGGCTATTTTGATTGAAGGATAGACAAATAACATGACTAAAGTATGTAAATAAAAACCTGTGAAATAGCTATATAATATGATCTAAATATAGAAGAATACCAAAGATAATGGATTGCAAAATAAGATTTTTAACTTTCTTTTTCTTATGTGCGCGCTTTTCGCCTGCCTTCCCGACCACGAATAGGCTACGAGGCTTTGCACTTTGGCACCATTGTGTGAATACCACATCAAGGTGACATGATTCGAACCTATGGCACTCTGTACCCAAAACAGATGCGCTGACCAGACTGCGCTACACCTCGTCTCCCCCTCAGAACATATGGATCTACCCAATCCATAAAAAATAACCACCGCTTTTAGGAATTTTTTTACAATTCTCTTTCACTTGCATTTTCTTTCATGAATGCTCGCTTTCATTCTTCTTACATCTTGCCCTTTATTCTTTCGAATTGTATCTGTGGCTACTGCAGTTTTGCCAGTCTGTCCCCAATAATGAACTCTCGCTGACCGCGCCCTATAGGGATCATCGAATCGATAACAATTATAAATGTTTGAAAGGGGTTCATATGCAGAACGCCTGGAAATTCTACCCGGGGCAGGAGATTCAATTAAGTGAGATTCTGAAGCTACAATTTCGCCTCTCTCATCAATAGGTTTAGCAAGAGCATTTATAACACGACCCAAGTTATATACACTCATGGGTATCTGATCAATTCTTCGTGTTGCTTTTACAAAACTTCTCTCTTGATGCTAAACCATAGCTCTAACTGAGTCAAATTCCACAATTTCTAAGAACGATATGCGTTTTTTCATTTTCCACCGTGAAAGCTTCTCTCAATCCCTCCCTAGTCCTTTATTTCCTGGGCACAGGCTTACCTGGTTGACCGCCCACATTCATTCATTGTTCGTTCTGTTGCGGAATCGAACCACAGAGCTAGCGCAATTGGGATTTAGAGTCCCATGCATGAAACTGGAGAGGATTTTCAGTCCTCTGCTCTACCAGCCAAAACCTAGAAGGACCCTTCACACACGATTTGACACAGCTAGATTGGAAACACTGCTTGTCAAGAGCCCAGACCCTAGTATAGAATACTTTTTTGAGTATGTTGGTAAGGTCCGGTCATCCGCTTATGTGCTTGCACTTCTGCGTAACTAGGGGTGCAAGTCGAGTACAACGTACTTTCATAATTGAATCAAAAGCGTTAATACATGAAAAATCTCTATATACGATATTTATGACACAGAATGTTGTTCTTTCAACATGATTCCTCAACAACTTTTCATTATAACCGACTCTCTGTTCTCTCCGTTCCACTTTGGTTTTCGACTAATAATTACCATGATGAATTTCTCTTACTGCTTGGTTCCGCATTGCATTTTGGAAACTTCTGTTTAGAAAGTGGTGTCACGACCGTGGGGATCAAATGGATGGTTCAGAAAATTCTAGTGAAGTGGCACAGTCTAATCATATAGATGATCATAGTGGTATGGTTCCATAGAAAACTGCTGGAGGCCATTACCGCCACCGAAATGGTTTCCATGCTTTGTTGGGTGATTTGACGATATTGCAGGATTCAGCTAGAACGGTTTCAATTTGTAAGACAGGAAAGAAACCTCATCCTTTGGTGCACACTAACCGATGAAGCTCAACCCTCTCTCGAACGGAGCTATTTCCGCTTTTTCTAACAAAAAATGGAGTAGTTCAGTGAAAAAATGGTCAAGCTTTCTTCTATCCTTCCTAGCTCCTCGTGTTTGCACCCACTCGACGCCTTTTCCATTGTTTGTTCTGAGGTGGATTTGAACCACTCTCTCCGTTTTGATTTTGAGTCCAAAAGGCCCGGCGAAAGAGGATTTTCAGTTCTATGCCCGCTGCTAGCCAGAACCAATATTTCTGTGTTATATTCTGTTTTTTCATTGTCACCTAACACATTTTGGATTTCCAGTCCAATGCGCAcgctttctttacttttcttgCTCTATCTTTGGGCTTTGACCATGTCTCCCGAACAATTTCAGTGCATATGGCGCAAGACGATTCCACATATATATATCGAGGTCGGAATGGGATCGGGTGTTTTCACGTCTCACCATAGTGCCCGGTTTGTCTTGATTGGTGATTGCTAAACaagaaggaaaatgaaaaagtagAAAATCTACATGTTTATACCATTGAGGTCCTTAGTTTAGTCAAGTAGGTAAGGGCATTTCCATCGCGAAGGATTCAATCCAGCCACAGGTTCCCCTACGgctaccttgttacgacttcaccCTAGTCGAAGACCCCACCGTGGTATGCGCCAATAAGACCACCCAAGGCCTTTTGGGGCACTAGTGGTACATAGAAGTCATGGGTGATCACTGGTCCGATGCTTCGGGAGAAACCAATTCCCAGGGTTTGACGGGCGGTGAGTACACGGCCCAAGCACATATTCACCGCGGCATGGTGATCCGCGATTACTAGCGATTTCAACTTCATGTTCCCGAGTTGCAGAGAACAATCCGAATCGAGGCAATCTTTCCGGATTCGTTCCACCTTACAACCTTGCTTCCCATTGTCAGTGACACTGTAGCACGTGTGTGGCCCAACCCATAAGGGCCATGTGGACTTGACGTCATCCCACCTTCCTCCGGTATCTCACTCGTAGTCCCTCGTGAGTGCGACATGCATCTTTTTCTTTGTTTCGGAGCGGGGCACGTACTATTACCACTATGTACCACACCACCGGGCGGCTGGCCTTCATGCCGAGTCTTCCTCCGCCGCCAACTCGACGTCGTCATAACCAATTTCAACCAAACCTCCATGCTCACTCGTCCTTTGACATCACTATAGGTAGGTCTCCATGGGTCTTGGGCAAGACGACTTCAGTTCTCATGTGAAAGTGCTTCGAAAGGCACCGGCTCCTAATGGTGAAATTCTTGCTGAAAGTACAACTACGTCACTCGGCTCCTTGGTTCACTTCGGTGGCAATTTCTTCTTAGGCGTATGCCTCAGCAACACAAAACGAGGATTTTGCTCGTTATATGACTTGACCAAACATCTCACGACATGAACTGACGACAACCATGCAACACCTGTATAAAAGTAAGTATCATCCTGTTAAGGACAAGTTTTGTTGTTCATATGTCAAATGCGGGTAAGGTTTTGTGCGTTGTATGGAATTAAACCACATGCTCCACCGCTTGTGCAGGGCCCGTCAATTCTTTTAAGTTTCATCTTGCGAACGTACTCTCCATGCGGAGTGTTCCACGCGTTAGCTAAGTCCCTGATCCGTATAGACAAGGGCGAATATTTTTTAAAGCGGAgctgaattttttttaaaaagagctGTCCCAAACAGGCTGGTACTGTCAAAATCAATTAACCATACTCGTCTCCTTTAAGCCTCCCAATGGCGGAACCCTAAGCTAATTCCACGCCTCCCACCTCGCGCAGCGCGCATGGACAAGCCGTCGTCGGACGCCGGCGGCTGCCTCGAGGTCCGCCTATTCTATGTGCGCCTCTCGCCCCGCGGCTCCGGAGCTGCCGCCCCGCCACGGCTCTCGCTGGCTATCCACCACGCCGGTGGCGAGGCCTCCCCCTCCTCGATCCCTCTCCGCCTCGACCGCCGCGACCCAGCCTCCGGCGAGGCCACCTACGTATCCACTGCGGCAGCGCGCCTCCCCCCGCCCGCCGTCTCCTTCGAGGTTGCAGACCACCGCGACGCCACCCTCCTCCGaggcacccttcgacagtgccctGACGCCAAGGCCGATTCCCCTGCCTGGGCGATCGACTGCGTCCCCGCGGATGCAGCGGCGGCCTCAGCCTCGGCCTTTGAGGTCT harbors:
- the LOC123410912 gene encoding uncharacterized protein At1g01500-like, yielding MDKPSSDAGGCLEVRLFYVRLSPRGSGAAAPPRLSLAIHHAGGEASPSSIPLRLDRRDPASGEATYVSTAAARLPPPAVSFEVADHRDATLLRGTLRQCPDAKADSPAWAIDCVPADAAAASASAFEVYVAGYCAGEPAVLTRALRMATPEEAAGGLVRRRSAPLTAMCDEDDSDINMGTRAYPEGWYSDDDDGQLTWFNAGVRVGVGIGLGVCVGVGIGVGLLMSSYQATARNLKRRFF